The Candidatus Cloacimonadota bacterium genome has a window encoding:
- a CDS encoding DUF3795 domain-containing protein: MKELLAACCLDCASCETYIAHQANDLEKKQDIAERWSKHYDGELTTFDIVCDGCMSDGNRFIWCKRCPIRDCVKDKGLNNCAECEIGTCETNAYLFKVSPEAKATMEKLRNK, encoded by the coding sequence ATGAAAGAACTACTAGCTGCTTGCTGTCTGGACTGTGCATCCTGCGAAACTTATATAGCACATCAGGCGAATGATCTGGAAAAGAAACAGGACATTGCGGAGCGTTGGAGCAAGCATTATGATGGCGAACTTACTACATTTGATATTGTCTGCGATGGCTGCATGAGCGATGGAAACCGCTTCATCTGGTGCAAAAGATGCCCCATTAGGGATTGCGTGAAAGATAAAGGACTAAATAACTGCGCTGAATGCGAGATCGGCACCTGCGAAACCAATGCCTACCTGTTCAAAGTCTCCCCCGAAGCCAAGGCTACAATGGAGAAATTGCGCAATAAATAG